One Glycine max cultivar Williams 82 chromosome 4, Glycine_max_v4.0, whole genome shotgun sequence DNA segment encodes these proteins:
- the LOC106798604 gene encoding proline-rich receptor-like protein kinase PERK14: MDSPPASASYVVVACDATRERTEHEIKLVVDHVQERHVFLPSVGYQTLTCPESFAGTNFRAREDEVKKKVDAYATKLLPSYEDFESEGGISIKGECRLITSQIDQKQNQSGFLPKHSDAPLLCTGCGTRLSIKESMRFSYSDIQSATNDFSKDKLLGEGGYGHVYNGVLKDGQQIAAKVRKEESSHGPGFLNFILRCVLSFSRHKNIVMLLGYCCKEKKNILIYEYICNKSLHWHLFENNEAVLEWHQRYAIAIGTAKELRFLHEECRGGPIIHRDMRPSNRLLTHDFVPMLGDFGLAKWKTGRQVGNSKNPEQQQSLRLWAEPMIEKLALHELIDTRLGESYDTYELYLMAKDAYFCVQRKPEMRPSMGELLQITVNSLFSRLCDFLSEKVASSTPCT; the protein is encoded by the exons ATGGATAGCCCTCCAGCTTCTGCATCTTACGTAGTGGTTGCATGTGATGCCACTAGGGAGCGCACTGAACACGAGATCAAACTCGTTGTTGATCATGTTCAGGAAAGGCATGTCTTTCTCCCTTCTG TGGGGTACCAGACATTAACATGTCCCGAGTCTTTTGCTGGAACCAACTTTCGTGCAAGGGAGGATGAagtcaagaagaaagttgaTGCATATGCAACTAAGCTTTTGCCAAGTTATGAAGATTTTGAAAGTGAAGGGG GCATAAGCATCAAAGGAGAATGTAGGCTAATTACTTCTCAGATtgaccaaaaacaaaatcaaagtgGCTTTCTGCCAAAACATTCAGATGCTCCGCTTCTTTGTACTGGCTGTGGTACAAGATTGTCTATCAAGGAGTCAATGAGGTTCAGCTATTCTGACATTCAAAGTGCAACAAATGATTTTTCAAAGGATAAATTATTAGGTGAAGGTGGATATGGTCACGTATATAACGGTGTTCTTAAAGATGGACAGCAAATTGCCGCAAAGGTAAGGAAAGAAGAAAGTTCACACGGGCCGGGTTTTCTGAATTTCATTCTGAGGTGTGTCTTAAGTTTTTCTCGACACAAGAACATAGTGATGCTGTTGGGTTACTGttgcaaagaaaagaaaaacatcctgatttatgaatatatttgCAACAAGTCTCTCCATTGGCATTTATTTG AAAATAATGAAGCTGTTCTTGAGTGGCACCAAAGGTATGCCATCGCCATTGGGACTGCAAAGGAATTGCGTTTTCTACATGAGGAATGTCGTGGTGGTCCTATTATTCATCGGGACATGCGACCAAGCAATAGACTTCTCACCCATGATTTTGTTCCCATG CTAGGTGACTTTGGCCTTGCCAAATGGAAGACTG GGCGCCAGGTTGGCAATTCCAAAAATCCAGAACAACAACAATCTCTCCGACTATGG GCTGAGCCTATGATAGAGAAGTTGGCTTTACATGAACTGATTGACACTCGTCTAGGGGAATCATATGACACGTATGAACTCTACCTCATGGCTAAAGACGCATACTTCTGTGTGCAAAGGAAACCTGAGATGCGTCCTTCAATGGGAGAG TTACTGCAAATTACAGTTAATAGCTTGTTCTCCAGGTTGTGCGACTTTTTGAGTGAGAAAGTAGCCAGTTCCACTCCTTGTACCTAA
- the LOC100789693 gene encoding 2-oxoisovalerate dehydrogenase subunit alpha 2, mitochondrial — protein sequence MTSWLLGRSSRILIHQQQQLHKGPFLNYNSSCSSFRSTEPFRCRDALPGKNSSPTLFRFWRHESTKAEAQLELEQDVTEDDPKQIIDFPGGKVGFTSEMRFISESPQKRVPCYRVLDGNGEILKYSDYVQVGKEMGVKMYSDMVTLQTMDSIFYEVQRQGRISFYLTQMGEEAVNIASAAALSPDDIILPQYREPGVLLWRGFTLQQFVHQCFGNTHDFGKGRQMPIHYGSNKHNYFTVSSPIATQLPQAVGAAYSLKMDGKSACAVTFCGDGATSEGDFHAAMNFAAVMEAPVVFICRNNGWAISTPVEDQFRSDGIVVKGKAYGIWSIRVDGNDALAVYSAVHTAREIAIREKRPVLIEALTYRVGHHSTSDDSTKYRGTGEIEYWKTARNPVNRFKRWVERNDWWSDKDELELRSSVRKQLMHAIQVAEKAQKPPLEDLFSDVYDQLPSNLQEQERLLRKTIQKHPKDYPSDVPL from the exons ATGACATCCTGGTTATTGGGAAGGTCTAGTAGGATCTtaattcatcaacaacaacagctTCACAAGGGACCATTTCTTAACTATAATAGCTCTTGTTCCTCTTTTCGATCAACTGAGCCATTTAGGTGCCGTGATGCATTACCGGGTAAGAACTCGTCACCTACCCTTTTCCGCTTTTGGCGTCATGAATCAACCAAAGCTGAGGCACAATTGGAATTGGAGCAAGATGTCACCGAGGATGACCCTAAACAG ATAATTGATTTTCCTGGAGGGAAAGTTGGATTTACTTCTGAAATGAGATTCATTTCTGAGTCTCCTCAGAAAAGGGTGCCCTGTTATCGTGTTCTTGATGGCAATGGTGAGATCCTTAAATACAGCGACTATGTACAG GTTGGCAAGGAAATGGGTGTGAAGATGTATTCTGACATGGTCACTCTTCAAACTATGGACAGCATATTCTATGAAGTGCAGAGGCAAGGTAGAATTTCCTTCTACCTCACCCAAATGGGGGAAGAAGCAGTTAACATTGCATCTGCTGCTGCACTTTCTCCTGATGACATCATATTGCCTCAG TACCGAGAGCCTGGAGTTCTATTGTGGCGTGGTTTTACACTGCAGCAATTTGTTCATCAGTGCTTTGGAAACACACATGATTTTGGAAAAGGCAGGCAGATGCCTATACATTATGGTTCTAACAAGCACAATTACTTCACAGTGTCATCCCCCATTGC AACACAACTTCCTCAAGCTGTGGGGGCTGCTTATTCCCTTAAAATGGATGGGAAAAGTGCATGTGCAGTCACTTTTTGTGGGGATGGTGCCACCAGTGAG GGAGATTTTCATGCTGCTATGAATTTTGCAGCAGTCATGGAGGCCCCTGTTGTTTTTATCTGTCGTAATAATGGATGGGCCATCAGTACACCTGTAGAAGACCAATTTCGAA GCGATGGTATTGTAGTTAAAGGTAAAGCTTATGGCATCTGGAGTATCAGAGTAGATGGAAATGATGCTCTTGCTGTTTATAGTGCAGTACACACTGCTAGAGAAATCGCTATAAGAGAAAAAAGGCCTGTTTTAATTGAG GCTCTCACTTATAGAGTAGGACATCACTCTACATCTGATGATTCAACTAAGTACCGGGGAACCGGTGAGATTGAATATTGGAAGACGGCAAGGAATCCTGTGAATCGATTCAAAAGATGGGTAGAAAGGAATGATTGGTGGAGTGACAAGGATGAATTGGAGCTTAGAAGCAGTGTTAGGAAGcag TTAATGCATGCGATTCAGGTGGCAGAGAAAGCACAAAAACCTCCACTTGAGGACTTATTTAGTGATGTCTATGATCAATTGCCATCAAACCTTCAGGAGCAAGAGAGACTACTTAGAAAGACCATCCAGAAGCATCCCAAAGACTACCCTTCTGATGTTCCTTTGTAG